Proteins encoded in a region of the Uranotaenia lowii strain MFRU-FL unplaced genomic scaffold, ASM2978415v1 HiC_scaffold_154, whole genome shotgun sequence genome:
- the LOC129759415 gene encoding transport and Golgi organization protein 2 has protein sequence MCILFIFVNNNGKPIAGQYRLIVASNRDEYYARPALEAGPWVESPHVIGGRDMEPGREGGTWLGASGLDGIIKVGALLNVTGDSKPNVTVGRGPIVANYLSGSQTNVEYSKGLLANDNYGPFNFVSVQLDRSEASVMHASNSPHKIDNCPLDGALGFGNSTLDVPLQKVRYGRKRFEELVGRQLDVNGQDELVEDLLQLLSSNEKYFPDAELSRRAPDCAEMLAHINVRHPSEGYGSRTRTVILVDHENRMDFIEETMVGTNPDGEWKRTHLQRQW, from the exons ATGTGCATTCTATTCATCTTCGTCAACAATAATGGGAAACCGATTGCCGGCCAGTACCGACTGATAGTGGCTTCCAATAGGGACGAGTATTACGCTAGGCCGGCTTTGGAAGCAGGACCCTGGGTCGAGAGTCCCCATGTGATTGGGGGTCGTGATATGGAACCCGGCCGAGAGGGTGGAACCTGGCTCGGGGCTAGTGGTCTCGATGGCATTATCAAAGTTGGTGCCCTACTTAACGTTACGGGCGATAGCAAGCCTAATGTTACCGTGGGTCGGGGGCCAATAGTGGCTAACTATTTGAGCGGGAGTCAGACGAATGTGGAGTACAGCAAGGGCTTGCTGGCAAATGACAACTACGGTCCGTTCAATTTCGTCTCGGTGCAACTGGATAGGTCAGAAGCTTCCGTAATGCATGCTAGCAATTCTCCCCATAAGATCGATAATTGTCCGCTGGACGGGGCGCTAGGATTCGGGAATAGTACTCTGGACGTGCCACTACAAAAAGTTCGTTACGGAAGGAAGAGATTCGAGGAATTGGTGGGAAGGCAGCTGGACGTAAATGGGCAAGACGAGCTGGTGGAGGATCTGCTGCAATTGCTGAGCAGTAACGAAAA ATACTTCCCAGATGCCGAACTGAGTCGCCGGGCACCGGATTGTGCGGAGATGTTAGCACATATAAACGTGCGACACCCCAGTGAAGGTTATGGCAGTCGTACTCGAACCGTGATTTTAGTAGATCATGAAAACCGTATGGATTTCATCGAAGAGACTATGGTTGGGACAAATCCGGATGGAGAATGGAAGCGAACCCATCTTCAAAGACAGTGGTAG
- the LOC129759414 gene encoding RRP12-like protein: MAKFRSKLKKKVGSKRWARGTASSSNPETNKHRAKAKGRFFQSNLSLAPAPAADGSPASRLTLEAVLKHDAVQSYSGGAKADKGGPTVNDIAESMRSFSMNEILEGADGMTESQLGTFKTFQTFASNYSACSNMSFKKLLNNFRADSQLQKDMLAILAALTEVLKEKGGGQSSTEYFLALMETIEATKEENDTVAAVSLLAMGIKSVPEAVLRKKFSETAQSLLSLLERFAETDNQNVMRSVIGCLSVLLRAQEYSQWKLSSTVKFLDAILAFVIHSKPKVRKAAQHAVVAIIHGSCFMLPPKPDKEEDEDKMCDEEPTKLLVKCHPIGGRVAKFCVGQFSPENIANNQTVVLHTLGLLHNALAGFSKDDIKLVAESLLSIMTATNVLIRTNCFQTFHSLFSSRTENLTPPLAGKLLAALYDYRPDKSDCKQIIAWLAVLKEGHLFLAKHNLTMCSSALPRFVEICVRDFWGSDKMEVVSAASNSLKDILYECVQPCCEDEEVEKHRVPTDRVLKSIAETLNSAPFGHASNQVLIIMAISFDIAGKHFGETLAPALKTLGNRYDPQSSSRIQVEHAVLQAIGSMDTGLVLQCIPLAEESGKIDLERTWLLPLLREGLNQSRLEIFNNVILKLAYQCYMLWNKFKESDNKHQAHIFELLSCQLWGLFPGFCRRPKDVTNFRLIAKTLGTVLNENADFRAPILDGLKELIIHLESDSDKAEVGKYAKNFLPRLFNIYTTKPKGSYENEVRQTTFETIKAFLSITPRPILEEMHSVAVESMTSKAPGTFIYDMLFDIVEQLSLYQSAEKLDDIYQRYITAILKRDKTQETVAKTNANVRRQMKKAFKLLREILASDNGGCVEFVQNKRGNIEKLLLGTLHSTFDGIQAPRLACLKLMIEKNPDSKIGNKIITRTVPEAIASYNVEAVKQENLSNDLIEMVGNMYNSEGKINEFVDMLIAGFTGDSALICNTIWVLKNVLQTFTGTLKVDTLRFMLEQVLTFVVGNNRSEVDAALNFLLIYIKILPIPLVTNYLALIVKALSKMVADTKRHCRLIVGYTLTRLCKRFGADEIVKLVPGNDETTHKRLKKIRKDLARAKRNKLEDSKKKRKGADSDDDDDVDDELAGHLEKKSLTIDDILADSDSDSDSGVEDEKKARKKMNTFIKESPDNIVDLADLDAISKITTSRPMDQSEPGTSEQGRKAFAKKKDANRGFATASDGRLIIEDIEDYSDSDEDPDENVGYKDKAKKRVYDQDDSDSDDDEDDKKEAMDEDEGPSRKRKAMEAMSMRSGMSGYVAGGKGIHRPVAASVKSGYSSKSVKSNKSARTAKSYASTGTEYKSKKAQGDMLKKGKHEPYAYVPLSRNSLNRRKRAKNSGQFKSIVKGARKGAAAGAKNRLLKKSGGSKKSS; the protein is encoded by the exons ATGGCTAAATTTCGTTCCAAGCTGAAGAAGAAGGTAGGGAGCAAACGGTGGGCTCGGGGTACGGCTTCGTCGTCGAATCCGGAAACGAACAAGCACCGAGCCAAGGCGAAGGGGCGATTCTTCCAATCGAATCTGAGCTTGGCTCCAGCTCCGGCTGCAGATGGTTCCCCGGCCAGTCGCCTAACTTTGGAAGCAGTTCTGAAGCACGATGCAGTCCAGTCCTATAGCGGTGGGGCCAAGGCGGACAAGGGTGGCCCGACCGTGAACGATATAGCGGAAAGTATGCGATCGTTCAGTATGAACGAGATCCTGGAGGGTGCGGATGGAATGACTGAGTCCCAGCTAGGAACTTTCAAGACGTTTCAAACATTTGCCTCGAACTATAGCGCCTGTAGTAATATGAGTTTCAAAAAGCTGTTGAACAATTTTCGAGCTGATTCTCAGCTGCAGAAGGACATGTTGGCTATTTTGGCTGCCTTGACGGAAGTCTTGAAGGAAAAGGGTGGCGGCCAAAGTAGCACCGAGTATTTTCTGGCGTTGATGGAAACGATTGAAGCTACCAAGGAAGAAAACGACACGGTGGCAGCCGTTTCACTTTTGGCCATGGGAATCAAATCAGTACCGGAAGCTGTTCTGAGGAAGAAATTCTCCGAAACGGCTCAGTCCTTGTTGTCACTGTTGGAACGGTTTGCCGAAACCGATAATCAAAATGTGATGCGCAGTGTGATCGGATGTTTGTCCGTTTTGCTGCGTGCCCAGGAATATTCACAGTGGAAGCTCTCGTCGACGGTTAAATTTCTGGATGCAATTTTGGCCTTTGTCATTCACAGCAAACCAAAGGTACGCAAAGCAGCTCAACATGCGGTGGTGGCCATCATCCATGGCAGTTGCTTCATGCTGCCGCCGAAGCCGG aCAAGGAGGAAGACGAGGATAAAATGTGCGACGAAGAGCCGACAAAACTGTTGGTCAAATGCCACCCTATCGGCGGTCGGGTAGCCAAGTTCTGCGTGGGCCAGTTTAGCCCGGAAAATATCGCCAACAACCAGACGGTTGTGCTTCACACCTTGGGACTTTTGCACAATGCCCTCGCAGGGTTTTCCAAGGACGACATCAAGTTGGTGGCCGAAAGTCTGCTTTCGATCATGACCGCCACCAATGTGCTGATTCGGACGAACTGTTTCCAAACCTTCCATTCGCTGTTCTCTTCCAGAACAGAAAATCTTACCCCGCCGCTAGCCGGTAAATTACTTGCGGCACTCTACGATTATCGTCCGGACAAATCAGACTGCAAGCAGATTATCGCGTGGTTAGCTGTACTTAAGGAAGGTCATCTTTTCTTGGCCAAGCACAATCTTACCATGTGCAGCAGTGCATTGCCCCGATTTGTGGAAATTTGCGTACGAGATTTCTGGGGTTCCGACAAAATGGAAGTCGTTTCAGCTGCTTCCAATTCGTTAAAAGATATTCTGTACGAATGTGTACAACCGTGTTGTGAAGATGAGGAAGTCGAGAAGCACCGTGTCCCGACTGACCGGGTGCTGAAAAGTATCGCGGAAACCCTCAACTCAGCACCATTTGGTCATGCTTCCAATCAAGTGTTAATTATAATGGCTATTTCGTTCGACATTGCTGGCAAACATTTCGGAGAAACCTTGGCTCCAGCCCTTAAAACCTTAGGAAACCGTTACGATCCACAATCGTCCTCTCGCATCCAAGTTGAACACGCAGTTCTTCAAGCAATCGGTTCCATGGACACAGGATTGGTCCTACAATGCATCCCACTGGCAGAGGAATCCGGTAAAATTGATCTGGAGCGAACCTGGTTGCTTCCACTACTTCGAGAAGGACTCAATCAATCGCGGTTGGAAATATTCAACAACGTCATCTTGAAGCTAGCCTACCAATGCTATATGCTGTGGAACAAATTCAAAGAGTCCGATAACAAACACCAGGCTCACATTTTCGAACTGCTCAGCTGTCAACTTTGGGGTCTGTTCCCTGGTTTCTGTCGTCGGCCTAAGGATGTTACTAACTTCCGTTTGATagcaaaaactctcggtacagtCCTGAACGAAAATGCCGACTTCCGAGCACCCATACTGGACGGTCTTAAGGAACTCATCATCCATCTCGAATCAGACAGCGACAAGGCTGAGGTTGGCAAATATGCCAAAAACTTCCTTCCTCGTCTGTTCAACATCTACACCACAAAGCCCAAAGGCAGCTATGAGAACGAAGTTCGCCAGACCACATTCGAGACCATCAAAGCTTTTCTTTCGATTACACCTAGACCGATTCTCGAAGAAATGCACAGCGTAGCGGTCGAATCGATGACCTCCAAAGCTCCGGGAACGTTCATCTACGATATGTTGTTCGACATCGTCGAACAGCTGTCCCTGTACCAATCGGCGGAAAAGCTAGACGACATCTACCAACGATACATCACGGCCATTCTGAAACGAGACAAAACTCAGGAAACGGTCGCCAAAACGAATGCCAACGTTCGCCGCCAAATGAAGAAAGCCTTCAAACTGTTGCGCGAAATTTTGGCCTCCGATAATGGGGGGTGCGTCGAATTTGTCCAGAATAAACGGGGCAACATTGAAAAGCTCCTGTTGGGAACGCTCCATTCTACCTTTGACGGCATTCAGGCACCACGTTTGGC CTGTCTCAAGTTGATGATCGAAAAGAATCCGGACAGTAAGATCGGAAACAAAATCATCACCCGAACCGTACCGGAAGCAATTGCGTCCTACAATGTGGAAGCCGTCAAGCAGGAGAATCTGTCTAACGATCTCATCGAAATGGTCGGCAACATGTATAAC AGCGAAGGTAAAATCAACGAGTTCGTGGACATGTTGATCGCGGGCTTCACCGGCGATAGTGCTCTGATCTGCAACACCATTTGGGTGCTGAAGAACGTTCTGCAAACTTTTACCGGCACCCTTAAAGTGGACACGCTACGCTTCATGCTGGAACAGGTGCTCACATTTGTGGTCGGCAACAACCGCAGCGAGGTCGATGCCGCACTGAACTTCCTGCTCATCTACATCAAGATTCTACCGATCCCGTTGGTCACAAACTATCTGGCGTTGATTGTGAAAGCTCTTTCGAAAATGGTTGCCGATACCAAGCGCCACTGTCGGTTGATTGTGGGGTACACGTTGACACGGCTGTGTAAACGATTCGGAGCGGATGAGATTGTTAAGTTGGTTCCCGGTAACGATGAAACCACGCACAAGCGGTTGAAGAAGATTCGAAAGGATCTGGCGCGGGCCAAGCGAAATAAGCTGGAGGATTCGAAGAAAAAACGAAAGGGAGCCGAcagcgatgacgatgatgatgtaGATGACGAACTGGCCGGGCATTTAGAGAAGAAGAGTTTGAC GATCGATGATATTCTGGCAGATTCCGATTCTGATTCAGACTCTGGTGTGGAGGACGAAAAGAAGGCTCGTAAAAAGATGAACACTTTCATCAAGGAATCTCCGGACAATATAGTTGATTTGGCGGACTTGGATGCCATCAGCAAAATTACAA CATCCCGGCCAATGGATCAATCGGAACCGGGTACATCAGAACAGGGCCGAAAGGCGTTTGCTAAAAAGAAGGACGCCAATCGTGGCTTTGCCACGGCATCCGATGGCCGTCTGATCATCGAAGATATCGAAGACTACTCGGATTCGGACGAGGACCCGGATGAGAACGTTGGCTACAAGGATAAGGCCAAGAAGCGAGTTTACGATCAGGACGATAGTGACAGTGACGACGATGAAGACGATAAGAAAGAAGCAATGGATGAGGATGAAGGTCCTTCTAGGAAGCGTAAGGCCATGGAAGCGATGAGTATGCGGTCGGGTATGAGTGGATATGTGGCCGGCGGCAAGGGTATCCATCGACCGGTGGCAGCTTCCGTTAAGTCTGGCTACAGCAgcaaatcggtgaaatcgaATAAGAGTGCTCGGACGGCCAAATCGTATGCGTCCACCGGTACCGAGTACAAGAGCAAGAAGGCTCAGGGCGACATGTTGAAGAAGGGCAAACACGAACCCTATGCGTATGTTCCGCTGAGCAGGAATTCTCTCAACAGGAG aaaacgtGCAAAAAATTCTGGCCAATTCAAGAGTATTGTGAAGGGTGCCAGGAAGGGGGCCGCGGCCGGCGCCAAGAATCGCCTGCTGAAGAAGAGTGGTGGTTCGAAGAAATCATCCTAA
- the LOC129759416 gene encoding nibrin isoform X2, with amino-acid sequence MWFLKHLENGTFYYIRPELSKHTVSRSVGDLIIQGDPSISRNHAFLYPEADALKVVDAGSRYGTFLNECIEQERDPIAKDKPTPLKVQDRIRFGKCQSLWVVQRASFNCITSTISVDGELKGALQKLGGRVLDSFQEKATNYLIMKTITTTPKLLMCLIAQVPVVKPEFFGACIQAIESGSELPNYEKFIPEFTEAYVRSDGISFKCVAARETLFKGKVFVFIKSKHMTQYEGIIKQAGGSCLCAQKRKIAKAFFTEPHVIVMQAISDSFSQTSSQAVDGLTQIVCNSGRRLIPDAEIGLAVLHCSLEKYCNPLYKFTNVLDLETIPFTQGPALAKDSEDLSKKTQAQLKENISIPETESRDCSQAIDVCDSPDKESVCTDVAFKMPEIVPVERTNTEGKRGKRKCTEPVTSPPDVKKTRSKIVDEPRQTSPTAEKVSSQSEVDEKASNQPLPSRASNSFGFMSVDREAAEQEERFQKSQKAKRPVNLMLDDGDDDLFNFEEALPKRAKRQPTLTESFSATQSQQTRKTRNVDKQSTDDDLFAFDGAPSRRTNRRGNLTSAEENAQSSSLVPNNDTEKLNAITTNATTADYKTFIKPVHIPADGWLSASFADLKVKSQADDNGDETIMHIKKEDPDCDEKTRVWIDGMESMFQVRVKCMSLVSHRPVPMNDSSFFSTRTNSNVSNGSKIGGNNFKAFVKFHFRVSSSRK; translated from the exons ATGTGGTTTCTTAAACACCTTGAAAATG GCACATTTTACTACATTCGGCCGGAGCTTTCGAAACACACGGTTAGCCGCTCCGTGGGGGACCTGATCATCCAGGGGGACCCTTCGATAAGCCGAAACCATGCCTTCCTGTATCCGGAAGCCGATGCACTGAAGGTGGTCGATGCCGGCTCCCGGTACGGAACGTTTCTCAACGAATGCATCGAACAGGAACGTGACCCGATTGCCAAGGATAAACCGACCCCGCTGAAAGTTCAGGATCGCATAAGGTTTGGTAAATGTCAGAGTTTGTGGGTAGTGCAGCGTGCCAGCTTCAATTGTATCACTTCGACCATTTCGGTTGACGGAGAGCTGAAAGGTGCTTTACAGAAATTAGGTGGACGAGTTTTGGACAGCTTTCAGGAGAAAGCTACCAATTATTTGATCATGAAGACCATTACTACAACACCGAAGCTACTGATGTGCCTGATAGCGCAGGTTCCAGTGGTGAAGCCTGAATTTTTCGGAGCTTGTATTCAGGCTATTGAAAGTGGTTCTGAACTGCCGAACTACGAAAAGTTTATTCCTGAATTCACAGAGGCCTACGTTCGAAGCGATGGCATTTCCTTCAAATGTGTTGCTGCTAGGGAAACTTTGTTCAAGGGAAAGGTATTCGTTTTTATCAAATCGAAACATATGACCCAGTACGAAGGTATTATTAAGCAAGCTGGAGGATCTTGTCTCTGCGCTCAGAAGCGAAAAATTGCGAAAGCTTTCTTCACAGAGCCACACGTAATAGTTATGCAGGCAATTTCGGACTCGTTTTCACAAACGTCTTCCCAAGCTGTGGACGGCTTGACTCAGATTGTTTGCAATTCGGGTAGACGGTTGATTCCCGATGCAGAAATTGGATTGGCCGTTTTGCATTGTTCCCTGGAAAAGTATTGTAACCCTCTGTACAAATTTACCAATGTTCTTGACCTAGAAACCATTCCATTTACCCAAGGACCAGCTCTCGCCAAGGATAGTGAGGATTTGTCAAAGAAGACGCAAGCTCAGCTAAAAGAGAACATCTCAATTCCGGAAACTGAATCTAGAGATTGTTCTCAAGCTATTGATGTTTGCGATAGTCCCGATAAAGAGTCAGTATGCACTGACGTTGCTTTTAAAATGCCGGAGATTGTTCCTGTCGAACGGACGAATACAGAAGGTAAACGAGGAAAACGGAAATGTACAGAACCGGTGACAAGTCCACCGGATGTCAAAAAAACTCGGTCAAAGATCGTGGATGAACCACGTCAAACTTCACCAACAGCGGAAAAAGTATCTAGTCAATCCGAAGTTGATGAAAAAGCTTCTAACCAACCACTGCCTTCGCGAGCTTCAAACAGTTTCGGTTTTATGTCTGTTGATCGTGAGGCGGCAGAACAGGAAGAACGATTCCAGAAAAGCCAGAAAGCTAAACGGCCAGTCAATCTGATGCTCGATGATGGCGATGACGATCTGTTCAACTTTGAAGAAGCTCTGCCCAAACGAGCTAAACGTCAACCAACTTTGACCGAATCATTCAGTGCTACACAGTCCCAACAGACTCGAAAAACTCGAAATGTTGACAAACAATCTACCGACGATGATCTGTTTGCATTCGATGGTGCTCCCTCTCGAAGGACCAATCGTAGGGGCAATCTAACTTCTGCGGAAGAAAACGCTCAAAGTTCCAGTTTAGTTCCCAACAATGACACCGAAAAGCTAAACGCAATCACAACTAATGCCACAACAGCAGATTATAAAACCTTCATAAAACCGGTACACATTCCAGCTGACGGTTGGCTGTCGGCCTCTTTTGCCGATCTCAAAGTGAAGTCTCAAGCGGATGACAACGGCGATGAAACGATTATGCACATCAAGAAAGAGGACCCCGATTGCGATGAAAAGACTCGGGTCTGGATAGACGGAATGGAATCGATGTTTCAGGTACGTGTCAAGTGCATGTCCTTGGTCTCCCACAGACCGGTGCCAATGAATGACAGCAGCTTCTTTTCGACTCGTACTAATTCGAACGTTTCCAATGGATCCAAGATTGGCGGAAACAACTTCAAAGCTTTTGTCAAG TTCCATTTTCGCGTTTCCTCTTCCAGAAAATAA
- the LOC129759416 gene encoding nibrin isoform X1, whose product MWFLKHLENGTFYYIRPELSKHTVSRSVGDLIIQGDPSISRNHAFLYPEADALKVVDAGSRYGTFLNECIEQERDPIAKDKPTPLKVQDRIRFGKCQSLWVVQRASFNCITSTISVDGELKGALQKLGGRVLDSFQEKATNYLIMKTITTTPKLLMCLIAQVPVVKPEFFGACIQAIESGSELPNYEKFIPEFTEAYVRSDGISFKCVAARETLFKGKVFVFIKSKHMTQYEGIIKQAGGSCLCAQKRKIAKAFFTEPHVIVMQAISDSFSQTSSQAVDGLTQIVCNSGRRLIPDAEIGLAVLHCSLEKYCNPLYKFTNVLDLETIPFTQGPALAKDSEDLSKKTQAQLKENISIPETESRDCSQAIDVCDSPDKESVCTDVAFKMPEIVPVERTNTEGKRGKRKCTEPVTSPPDVKKTRSKIVDEPRQTSPTAEKVSSQSEVDEKASNQPLPSRASNSFGFMSVDREAAEQEERFQKSQKAKRPVNLMLDDGDDDLFNFEEALPKRAKRQPTLTESFSATQSQQTRKTRNVDKQSTDDDLFAFDGAPSRRTNRRGNLTSAEENAQSSSLVPNNDTEKLNAITTNATTADYKTFIKPVHIPADGWLSASFADLKVKSQADDNGDETIMHIKKEDPDCDEKTRVWIDGMESMFQVRVKCMSLVSHRPVPMNDSSFFSTRTNSNVSNGSKIGGNNFKAFVKKINYKPQQTIVKTKSVCVLDNTQDDFF is encoded by the exons ATGTGGTTTCTTAAACACCTTGAAAATG GCACATTTTACTACATTCGGCCGGAGCTTTCGAAACACACGGTTAGCCGCTCCGTGGGGGACCTGATCATCCAGGGGGACCCTTCGATAAGCCGAAACCATGCCTTCCTGTATCCGGAAGCCGATGCACTGAAGGTGGTCGATGCCGGCTCCCGGTACGGAACGTTTCTCAACGAATGCATCGAACAGGAACGTGACCCGATTGCCAAGGATAAACCGACCCCGCTGAAAGTTCAGGATCGCATAAGGTTTGGTAAATGTCAGAGTTTGTGGGTAGTGCAGCGTGCCAGCTTCAATTGTATCACTTCGACCATTTCGGTTGACGGAGAGCTGAAAGGTGCTTTACAGAAATTAGGTGGACGAGTTTTGGACAGCTTTCAGGAGAAAGCTACCAATTATTTGATCATGAAGACCATTACTACAACACCGAAGCTACTGATGTGCCTGATAGCGCAGGTTCCAGTGGTGAAGCCTGAATTTTTCGGAGCTTGTATTCAGGCTATTGAAAGTGGTTCTGAACTGCCGAACTACGAAAAGTTTATTCCTGAATTCACAGAGGCCTACGTTCGAAGCGATGGCATTTCCTTCAAATGTGTTGCTGCTAGGGAAACTTTGTTCAAGGGAAAGGTATTCGTTTTTATCAAATCGAAACATATGACCCAGTACGAAGGTATTATTAAGCAAGCTGGAGGATCTTGTCTCTGCGCTCAGAAGCGAAAAATTGCGAAAGCTTTCTTCACAGAGCCACACGTAATAGTTATGCAGGCAATTTCGGACTCGTTTTCACAAACGTCTTCCCAAGCTGTGGACGGCTTGACTCAGATTGTTTGCAATTCGGGTAGACGGTTGATTCCCGATGCAGAAATTGGATTGGCCGTTTTGCATTGTTCCCTGGAAAAGTATTGTAACCCTCTGTACAAATTTACCAATGTTCTTGACCTAGAAACCATTCCATTTACCCAAGGACCAGCTCTCGCCAAGGATAGTGAGGATTTGTCAAAGAAGACGCAAGCTCAGCTAAAAGAGAACATCTCAATTCCGGAAACTGAATCTAGAGATTGTTCTCAAGCTATTGATGTTTGCGATAGTCCCGATAAAGAGTCAGTATGCACTGACGTTGCTTTTAAAATGCCGGAGATTGTTCCTGTCGAACGGACGAATACAGAAGGTAAACGAGGAAAACGGAAATGTACAGAACCGGTGACAAGTCCACCGGATGTCAAAAAAACTCGGTCAAAGATCGTGGATGAACCACGTCAAACTTCACCAACAGCGGAAAAAGTATCTAGTCAATCCGAAGTTGATGAAAAAGCTTCTAACCAACCACTGCCTTCGCGAGCTTCAAACAGTTTCGGTTTTATGTCTGTTGATCGTGAGGCGGCAGAACAGGAAGAACGATTCCAGAAAAGCCAGAAAGCTAAACGGCCAGTCAATCTGATGCTCGATGATGGCGATGACGATCTGTTCAACTTTGAAGAAGCTCTGCCCAAACGAGCTAAACGTCAACCAACTTTGACCGAATCATTCAGTGCTACACAGTCCCAACAGACTCGAAAAACTCGAAATGTTGACAAACAATCTACCGACGATGATCTGTTTGCATTCGATGGTGCTCCCTCTCGAAGGACCAATCGTAGGGGCAATCTAACTTCTGCGGAAGAAAACGCTCAAAGTTCCAGTTTAGTTCCCAACAATGACACCGAAAAGCTAAACGCAATCACAACTAATGCCACAACAGCAGATTATAAAACCTTCATAAAACCGGTACACATTCCAGCTGACGGTTGGCTGTCGGCCTCTTTTGCCGATCTCAAAGTGAAGTCTCAAGCGGATGACAACGGCGATGAAACGATTATGCACATCAAGAAAGAGGACCCCGATTGCGATGAAAAGACTCGGGTCTGGATAGACGGAATGGAATCGATGTTTCAGGTACGTGTCAAGTGCATGTCCTTGGTCTCCCACAGACCGGTGCCAATGAATGACAGCAGCTTCTTTTCGACTCGTACTAATTCGAACGTTTCCAATGGATCCAAGATTGGCGGAAACAACTTCAAAGCTTTTGTCAAG AAAATAAACTATAAACCACAACAAACCATAGTCAAGACCAAATCCGTGTGCGTGCTGGACAACACCCAAGATGACTTCTTCTAG
- the LOC129759418 gene encoding uncharacterized protein LOC129759418 — protein sequence MIIMDLWNQRDLVPPVLFTFQCKTKHCKDEIRALYSTIQNASDYFTNQQGFEKAAAYVSRFTVNWSNRFYNMHGFRLFKRINQALLRVRSVDIGRILLNLLSLLPEGTFLTKTIDLPTLANLDYLMIRLQGLSKLFCHIVAITREAARYYIRFISTGYFFNLNSIFICLLAEVWYKSRDICTKVVHYYEELYPLRNILQNNGKPWPTSGDCDLPKSLSKWLGDDWVKLIDIDVDSGEGILNIGTDSSLFLFLTGDDEDLASGKKIDAAIEKKIATGGVESSKPKELLVQRIKADEGEVVRRDSKPKATKTDLKVVDNVKSKFDVKKFLDDEKRKRQTDINQAVTGKVKDQVFNVFAKNMLRELNQLPTKELVQMFKEELSKIIRDKTQARKTTNK from the coding sequence AAATTCGCGCCCTATACAGCACCATTCAGAACGCCTCAGACTACTTCACCAATCAGCAGGGCTTCGAAAAGGCCGCCGCATACGTTTCGCGATTCACGGTCAATTGGTCCAACCGCTTCTACAACATGCACGGGTTCAGACTGTTCAAGCGGATCAACCAGGCCCTGTTGCGGGTCCGCTCGGTTGACATCGGTCGAATACTGCTGAATTTACTAAGCCTGCTGCCGGAGGGGACTTTTCTGACCAAAACAATCGACTTGCCTACACTGGCAAATCTGGATTACCTGATGATTCGTTTGCAGGGTCTCTCGAAGCTGTTCTGCCACATTGTGGCTATAACTAGGGAAGCAGCACGGTATTATATTCGTTTCATATCGACTGGgtatttcttcaatttaaactccatatttatttgtttactgGCCGAAGTTTGGTACAAATCTCGAGATATTTGTACGAAAGTAGTTCACTATTATGAAGAGTTGTACCCTCTGAGAAACATACTTCAGAACAATGGTAAACCTTGGCCCACGAGCGGAGATTGTGATTTACCGAAAAGTTTGAGCAAATGGCTTGGAGACGATTGGGTGAAACTGATTGATATAGATGTAGATAGCGGGGAGGGAATTTTGAACATCGGTACCGACAGTAGCTTGTTTCTGTTTCTGACTGGAGATGACGAAGATTTGgcttctgggaaaaaaattgatgCGGCTATTGAAAAGAAGATTGCCACGGGCGGAGTTGAAAGCTCAAAACCAAAAGAACTGCTGGTTCAGCGAATAAAGGCTGACGAAGGAGAAGTTGTGAGGAGGGATTCGAAACCTAAAGCGACAAAGACTGATTTGAAGGTTGTTGATAATGTAAAGTCTAAGTTCGATGTTAAGAAGTTTTTGGACGACGAGAAGAGAAAACGGCAGACTGATATAAACCAGGCAGTGACTGGGAAGGTTAAAGATCAGGTGTTCAACGTGTTTGCCAAAAATATGCTGCGCGAATTAAACCAATTGCCTACGAAAGAGTTAGTCCAAATGTTCAAAGAAGAACTTTCGAAGATCATTAGAGATAAAACGCAAGCTCGAAAAACGACAAATAAATGA